The genome window CCGTCGGACTTGTACTTGGAAGCTTCTTTGGATTTATGATCACAGTCGTTCTCTACATGGTAAGAAGAGTACTCAGCTTCAGCGATATCATGGCCTGTATCCCGGACGGATTCAAGGCGATGGTTCCTGCAATTTTAATCCTGACTTTTGCATGGACCCTGAAAGCTATGACCGACAGCCTGGGAGCTGCAGAATATGTGGCGGCTATCGTAGAGAGCAGTAAGGGCGGATTCCTGGCAATCCTGCCGGCAATCATTTTCCTGGTAGGCTGCCTTCTGGCATTCGCGACCGGAACCTCATGGGGAACCTTTGGTATCCTGATCCCGATCGTTGTTGAGGCGTTCCAGAATACGAATCCTACCATGATGATTATCTCCATCTCAGCATGTATGGCAGGCGCGGTATGTGGAGATCACTGTTCTCCGATTTCGGATACGACGATCATGGCTTCTGCGGGAGCACAGAGTAACCATATCAATCATGTAAATACACAGCTTCCGTATGCGGTCACCGCAGCAGCTGTTTCCTTCGTGACATATATCATTGCAGGATTTGTGAGAAACGCATGGATCGTACTTCCAATCGGAATTGTTCTGATGATTGGAACTCTGTTCGTGATTCGCAGTATGGTGCCGCGGGAGGAATAACTTTTATCGGGAATGTCAGGATTGAATTCCGTAGGATTTTTATATAACTATAGTAAAAAGAATACGTCCCTTTTTGAAGGTGCGTTTGATAGAATGAGTGAGAGGGCAGATATACTGCCCTCTCGTTATATACTGTCGAATTTCACTCTTATTTTTTTATATCACTCTTACTGTTTTAGCAGCGGTAAATGTATGTTTCTTCATTGTACTACCTCCGAATTCTTTAAGTTGATATTTACCTGAGCGGAAACGTCAGTTCAACCAAAAAGTTTCCTCCCGTCTCCTGCGTATTTACCTCCCCTTCCAGCAGGCGCATCATTTTTTCAACACTCTTTAGTCCGATATTGTTTCCGGACACCTTGGAAGTATCCTGCTTGATAGAATTTTCTATCGTGACCATAATTCTCCGGTCAGATATAATTCCGTTTACCTGAACCGGAATTCCTTTATCACCGTATTTCAGGATATTGGAGAACAAATTATTAAATATACGTTTCAACATAGTCTTATCACTTTTCAATACCCCCGTGGTTTCGGTAAAATGAGTTGTGGCGGTAAATCCAGCCAGGTGAATGAAGTCACAGTTCTCCAGCAGGCATTGCCGGATAAAATCAGTGGAGATCCAGATAAGCTCCGGAGTCTCAGCCTCTTCGTATATCAAAGCATATTCAAACATCCGGTCCGTCATTTCTTTGATATCTGACGTCTTTTTCAGACAGCGCGACAAATATTCTTCCTGCTTTTGTGGATTTCGGTTTAGTTTAAGCACCTCCAGATAACCGTTCAAGATCGTGAGCGGCGTTCTGAGATCATGGGACATGGCCGTGATCAGATCCTGGTTTGCCTTCCGGCTCTGGGCCTCCCGGAGAATATTCTCGCTCAGTGTGATGCGAAGGTTATTCAGCTCCCGCGCCAGAATTCCGATCTCATCTTCGCCGCAGCCAGGAACGGTGTGTGTCAGATTGCCTGAAGCCATCAGAAGAACTTCGTCCTCCAACACGAGAATAAGTCTTAGTTTCCGCCCGACGAAAAACAGAAGCAGCGAAATAAAAAATACGGTGCACAAAGCGATTGTAAAAATAAGGAAGGGGAAGGCGAAAAAACTACGGTAGTAGGTGTATATCATTACATCAGCATAGCCATTTTTAAATTGCATAGTAAACTTCATCATATCTTCTCCAAGGCCGTCCGTCATACTATATCCGAAGTTGAACCAACTGCGGAAGGAAGAATCGGATATTATTTTGGTAGGTCTGCCGGCCCTGTAATGTCCGTCCTCTGCTCCATAAATAAAGATACTGTAACCCGGATCAAACAGGTCGAAGAAGGGGCCAAGTTCGGCTTCAGCAGTTTTTTCGTCGGTGCCTATTTCCGGGATATCATATTTTAAAGCCTCCTCGGTGCAGCGTATCCAGAATTTGTCATCTTCATTATAGGAAGGGTGGGGGATAAGATCGAGATCCGCCAATTTTCCGTAAAACAGCCATTTATTGTACCAGAGTAATACAAATAGAAGAAAAGTCAAACAAAGGGACATCAGGAAGACGACGGCAAACTGCGTGCGGATCTTCCATTTTTTCATACGTCTAATCACAGCGGTACCCCTTTCCCCAGATGTTTATTATAAGCTCCGGATTTTTTGGATCTTTCTCGATCTTGCGGCGCAGGTTTCGGATATGCACCATGACCGTATTGTTTGCGCCGTAATAGTATGGCTCGTTCCATACGGCTTCGTAGAGCCGCTGGGCTGAGAAGGTTTGGTGCTTGTTTCTGACGAGGAGGGCAAGGAGGGCGAATTCGGTGTCGGTCAGTTCCAAAGGTTTGCCGCCAGCCAGAACCGTTTCCTGTTCTTCGTCGATCTCAAGATGGTGGTAGGTGAGCTTTTGTGGCGGCTGAAAAACATTTTCCTTACCCTGGTAGACCTGATACCGCCGGATCAGCGCTTTGGCGCGGCTGATCAGTTCGTTATAGGAAAACGGTTTTGACAGGTAGTCGTCCCCGCCGCTGGAAAATCCCAGAGTCTTGTCGCTGTCTTTCGTGAGCGCGCTCAGGAACAGGATCGGAGCATTGCTGCTCTTTCGGATTTCCAGGCATGTCTGGTAGCCGTTCATGCCCGGCATCATGATATCCAGAATGATAAGGTCGAATTCGCAGGAGGAGAGAAGCTCAAGGGCGACCGTACCGTTCGGCGCCTCCGTGACGAGAAATCCCTCCCCTTCCAATAAAATATGTATGATCTCCCGGATTTCCGGGTTGTCGTCTATTATGAGAATGCGCGATTGGTCCATAAGATAAATATCTCCTTATTCTAAAATGTTGCTATGTTCTTATTATAGCGGAATTTTAGAAAAAATCAGACCTTCTTAAGAAAGTTTAAGATTTATTTTTGGCGTTTCTTAAGAAGGAGGGAGTAAAGTATGGGAAAGAGAGGGAAAACTAGGAAATAGAGAAACAATGCGAAAATAAAAACAGTAAGAACTATGTGAAAAGCTAAGAATGAAATTAAGAAAGGGCGGGGAGCATGTGAAAAAAATGTGGAAAAAAGCAGTGGGAAGCCAAGTGGCGCGGTATTTGTTTTTCGGAGGCTGTACGACATGCGTGAACCTGGGGATATTTACAATTCTGCACTATCTGGCAGGTATGGGAACAAATCCTGCGAACCTGCTTTCCATTATCATATCGATTTTTTTTGCCTTCTGGGTGAACAGGAGATTTGTATTTCAAAAAGCGCAGGAGGGCACCAGACAGATAACGGAGGAATTCGTAAATTTTACGGGAATGCGGTTTGTGACTATGCTGATTGAATTCTGGGGCGTAGTATTGCTGGCGGGGCCACTTAAAGTCCCGGCGCTTGTAAGTAAAGTAACCATTCAGATTGTAGTGATTTTGTTGAACTATATTATCAGTAAATTTTTCGTGTTTCGGGAAAAGGAGGTATCGCTATGAGTAAAATTACAGTTGTAGTTCCATGCTTTAATGAGGAAGAGGCGCTTCCGGTCTATTATGAGGAAATGTGCCGGATCATGGAACAGATGCGGGAGGAAGAGTTTGAACTCTTGTTCGTGGACGACGGTTCCTCGGACGGGACTCTGGAAATTTTGAAAAATATGAACGAGAAGGACAGGCGGTGCCGCTATCTGTCTTTTTCCAGAAATTTTGGAAAAGAAGCGGCGATCTATGCGGGGCTGCAAAATGCGACCGGCGATTATGTAGCGACGATGGACGTGGATCTTCAGGACCCGCCCGGGCTTCTGCCGGAAATGTACCGCATTTTGACGGAGGAAGAGTATGACAGTGTGGCGACGAAGCGTTCCACAAGAACCGGGGAGCCGCGGATCCGTTCTTTCTTGTCAGAGAGCTTTTATAAATTCATCAACCATATTTCAAAAACAGAGATTGTAAATGGCGCCAGGGATTATCGCCTGATGAAGCGGAAAATGGTGGAGGCGGTCCTTAATATGAGCGAATATAACCGTTTTTCCAAAGGAATCTTTGAGTGGGTGGGATTTCGGACCAAATGGCTGGAATTCCAGAACGTGGAGCGGTCTGCGGGGGAGACAAAATGGTCGCTTCGGAAGCTGTTCGTGTACTCTTTGGAAGGAATTACCGGATTCTCGGTCGCGCCGCTTTCTCTGGCGTCGGTGGTGGGAGTAGCGTTTTGCCTTCTTTCCTTTTTGATGATCGTGTTCATCATCGTGCGGACCTGTATCTGGGGAGACCCGGTCTCAGGCTGGCCGTCGCTGGTGTGTATTATATTTATGGTAAGCGGAATTCAGCTTTTTTGTACGGGAATCGTGGGAGAATACCTGTCAAAAACGTATCTGGAGACGAAGAAAAGACCTATCTTTATTTTGAAGGATTCCAGCGAGGAAAAGAAGGCGGAAGGGAAGGCAAAAATGTCCCTGATCAAAGGCGGAAAACGAGTGCCGCTGCATGGCCCGCAGGACGAGGAATATATGGGAAAGAATACGATGGAACAACAGGAAAAACAGATGGACGAAAGGCCGGATTTGCAATATGAGAGGAAATAATAAAGAAAGCAGGGGACGGAAAAAGCACGCTATCGAATCAGCCAGGAGTTTCGCGCCGTATCTGGCTCTGGGGGTGGCGGTCCTGTCCTTCTGCTGGCTCTTTTGCTGCCAAGCATGCCTAAGTGAACGTCCAGTGGACGTTCATCTCGGCTGCCAAATGAACCTAAGTGAACGTTCGGTGGATGCTCATCTTGGCCTGGGACAGGTGGTGTTTGGGGCAAAAGTGGACTGGCTTAGCCAGCACAGCGTATTTCCGGAGTATTTCCGGCAGCAGTTTTATGAGACCGGACAGCTTTTCCCGGAGTTCGCGGCCAATATTGGTGGCGGGCAGAATATATATCATTTTGCGTATTATGGATTATATAACCCGATCATTCTGATTTCCTACCTGCTCCCTTTTGTGAAAATGTCGGATTACCTGATGGCGGCACAGATTTTATGCCTGATGGCGGCTGTTCTTTTGTTTTACCATTGGCTGAGGCGCAGGGGCTTTGAGACGGGGGTCAATCTGGGCTGTTCGCTGATGTTCCTCTTTGCAGGACCGATGATTTTTCATTCCTATAGTCAGATCATGTTCGTGAATTATATGCCGTTTCTGGTACTCGCGCTTATGGGGGTGGACCGGTATTTTGAATCGGATGGCAGGCTGCTTACGGTCGGTACATTTTTGATGATCATGACCAGTTTTTATTTTAGTATTGGCGGAATACTGGTTCTGGTGTTGTATGGGGTATATCGATATTTGCAGAAAAAGGAAGAGGCGGGACTGCGGGTGACGCTTCGGGGCTTTTTGACCGATGGAATTTGCTTTTTGTTTCCTATGCTGACTGCCGTTTTGCTCAGCGGAATCCTGCTGGTGCCTACGGCCATGGCGCTCATAGGGCAGGGAAGAGGCGGCGCTAAAGGGGTGAGCCTGGGCGAATTATTTCTTCCAGAGCTGTCATGGAACCGGTTTTTCTATTCGCCTTATGGAATCGGGCTCACCACGCTGGTGCTAGTGGTGCTTCTTACGGGACTGACCTATAGGAATAAGGCGGACAGGGCCTTGTATCTGTGTACATTGGGAATTCTCTTAATTCCGGTATTTGCGTGGGCCTTAAACGGAGGACTTTATATTCGCGGCAAAGTCATGATTCCGTTTCTTCCGCTTTTGTGTTATATGATAGCGGATTATTTGAAAAGACAGAAGCGAAAAGAAATCTCACTGGCATCCGGGGCGGTTCCCTACCTGCTTGTGGCGTTTCTGATTTTCGTGGGAAGGCAAAGTGGGAAAATAGCGGCCGGGCGGAAGCTGCTTGTGGCAGATTGCATGATCATGTTGTTTTGTTATGGCATATTTTGGAAAAGAAGAAAGGCAAAGATTCTGTTAGTTCCGGCAGTGCTGTTTTTGACGGTATTTAATCTTGTGTGTCACACGCAGGCGGGAAGAATATTGGAGACGGAATTCTATGAGAAAATCACCGACGAACAGATTGGAGCGATAATCGCGCAGGTGGAAGAGGAGGAAGAGGGCTTCTACCGGACAGAACAGTTGGGAACGGATCGGGAAAATGAAGCGAATCTGAACCGGGTGTGGGATATGGGCCAATACATTTCATCTGTTTATTCCTCTACATATCATGCGGGATATGCAGATTTCCGGAAAAATGTATTTGGTCTGGAGGAGCCCTTCCGCAATATTTTAATGCAGTCGGCTTCCAAAAATCCGATATTTCAGCGTTTTATGGGAGTGAAATATGTCGTTTCGGAAAATCCGGTGCCGGGGTATGAAGTTTATTTTGACGGTGGAAAACAGAAGGTCTATGTGAGTAGCGAGGCCCTTCCCGTTGCTTATGCGACCGACCGGGTGATGTCCGGGGAGGAGTATGAGAAGCTGGAGTTTCCCTATAACCAGTTGGCGTTGCTTGAATATGCCGTGGTGGATGAGGAAAATCAGGGGAATGTGGCGTGTGATGAGAAGGAGATAACCGGGAAGAATGGGGGAAAGAAGGCGGGGAAGAATGAGGAAAAATGTTTTCTGGATACGTGTCAAGTAGAGCGGATTAGTGTCGGCCTGTCAGCAAAGGAAGATACGAAAAAGTATGATAAAAATAACTCTGTAAGTGAAACAGAAAATGGATATAGTATCAATATCAAACAGAAAATCCAAGCAAAGCTATCCCTTCCTGGAACCATAAATAAGGGAGAAATCCTGTTCCTGCGTTTCCGGGTAAAAAACAGAAATACTTCTAAGGATGTAGCCATTTGGGTAAATGGCGTGCGCAATAAATTGAGTGCAGGAAGTCACATTTACTATAACGAAAATGAAACCTTTACTTATGCCATTTTGCCGGAAGTAGAGGAAAATGCGTTGGAGGTCGTGTTGGGAGAAGGAGATTACGAGATTGCAGATGTGGAATGCCTGATCGGGAAAATGAGCGGGACCAGGCAGGAATTATGCCAGTCCGAATTTGTGCCGGATCAGATGCGGACGAAAGGGAATCAGATAGCCGGGGAAATTGAAGTTTTGGATGATGGATACTTTATTACTTCCATTCCTTATGATGAAGGGTTTGAAGTGCGGGTAGATGGGAAAGCTGTCTCCTATATGAAGGTGAATACGGCATTTCTTGGATTTTCAATCGAAAAAGGGGAGCATAAGATTGAACTCATTTATCATGCACCGGGAGCGACAGCAGGGAAAATCGTATCGGTCGTAGGCATTTTATTGTTTCTTTTTGTCTGTATCTCATCTAAAAAGGGGTGAACTTTAACCTGTTATTTGAAACTTGATTTGCTAAAAAGTGAACGGTATTTATCATTTAGATAGATACTGTTCTTTTTTCGGTTGCCAAGTATACCTGAAATAAGGTCCAGTGGATCTTGTTATGGGAAAGTCATTAACAGAGAAAAATTTATAAAGACAGAATGTGTGGGAGCGCATTCTATTTTAGAAAAGCCCTTGTATCAGAGCCGGGAAATGTGTAAAATAGAGTTTATGAAGTAAGAGCCAGGATATCATAGTATATATGCTGGCAAATTAGTTTGCGGAGGAAAATGAAATGGATTTAACAAAACTGACTGCATATGAGATCATAGAGCAAAGAGAGCTTCCTGATTTGAAATCAGAAGGGGCCTTGCTGCGCCACAAAAAGAGCGGTGCCAGAATACTTCTGATCTCTAACGACGATGACAATAAGGTATTCAACATTGCGTTTCGGACGCCTACGACGAACAGTACCGGAGTTCCGCACATCATGGAGCATACAGTGCTCTGCGGTTCCGAGAAATTTCCGGCGAAGGATCCCTTTGTGGAGCTGGTAAAGGGGTCTCTCAACACATTCTTGAATGCCATGACCTACCCGGATAAGACGGTATATCCGGTTGCAAGCTGTAACGACAAGGATTTCCAGAATCTGATGGACGTCTATATGGACGCAGTTCTGCACCCCAATATTTACAAGCATCAGGAGATCTTCCGTCAGGAAGGCTGGAGCTACGAGTTGGAGGAGCCGGATGGAGAACTGATCTATAACGGCGTGGTATATAATGAGATGAAGGGAGCCTTCTCCTCGCCGGACGGAGTGCTCGACCGGGTGATCTTAAACTCCCTGTTCCCGGATACCACTTATGCGAACGAATCCGGCGGTGACCCGGAG of Roseburia hominis contains these proteins:
- a CDS encoding HAMP domain-containing sensor histidine kinase, with product MIRRMKKWKIRTQFAVVFLMSLCLTFLLFVLLWYNKWLFYGKLADLDLIPHPSYNEDDKFWIRCTEEALKYDIPEIGTDEKTAEAELGPFFDLFDPGYSIFIYGAEDGHYRAGRPTKIISDSSFRSWFNFGYSMTDGLGEDMMKFTMQFKNGYADVMIYTYYRSFFAFPFLIFTIALCTVFFISLLLFFVGRKLRLILVLEDEVLLMASGNLTHTVPGCGEDEIGILARELNNLRITLSENILREAQSRKANQDLITAMSHDLRTPLTILNGYLEVLKLNRNPQKQEEYLSRCLKKTSDIKEMTDRMFEYALIYEEAETPELIWISTDFIRQCLLENCDFIHLAGFTATTHFTETTGVLKSDKTMLKRIFNNLFSNILKYGDKGIPVQVNGIISDRRIMVTIENSIKQDTSKVSGNNIGLKSVEKMMRLLEGEVNTQETGGNFLVELTFPLR
- a CDS encoding response regulator transcription factor, which produces MDQSRILIIDDNPEIREIIHILLEGEGFLVTEAPNGTVALELLSSCEFDLIILDIMMPGMNGYQTCLEIRKSSNAPILFLSALTKDSDKTLGFSSGGDDYLSKPFSYNELISRAKALIRRYQVYQGKENVFQPPQKLTYHHLEIDEEQETVLAGGKPLELTDTEFALLALLVRNKHQTFSAQRLYEAVWNEPYYYGANNTVMVHIRNLRRKIEKDPKNPELIINIWGKGYRCD
- a CDS encoding GtrA family protein gives rise to the protein MKLRKGGEHVKKMWKKAVGSQVARYLFFGGCTTCVNLGIFTILHYLAGMGTNPANLLSIIISIFFAFWVNRRFVFQKAQEGTRQITEEFVNFTGMRFVTMLIEFWGVVLLAGPLKVPALVSKVTIQIVVILLNYIISKFFVFREKEVSL
- a CDS encoding glycosyltransferase family 2 protein; protein product: MSKITVVVPCFNEEEALPVYYEEMCRIMEQMREEEFELLFVDDGSSDGTLEILKNMNEKDRRCRYLSFSRNFGKEAAIYAGLQNATGDYVATMDVDLQDPPGLLPEMYRILTEEEYDSVATKRSTRTGEPRIRSFLSESFYKFINHISKTEIVNGARDYRLMKRKMVEAVLNMSEYNRFSKGIFEWVGFRTKWLEFQNVERSAGETKWSLRKLFVYSLEGITGFSVAPLSLASVVGVAFCLLSFLMIVFIIVRTCIWGDPVSGWPSLVCIIFMVSGIQLFCTGIVGEYLSKTYLETKKRPIFILKDSSEEKKAEGKAKMSLIKGGKRVPLHGPQDEEYMGKNTMEQQEKQMDERPDLQYERK
- a CDS encoding YfhO family protein, with protein sequence MRGNNKESRGRKKHAIESARSFAPYLALGVAVLSFCWLFCCQACLSERPVDVHLGCQMNLSERSVDAHLGLGQVVFGAKVDWLSQHSVFPEYFRQQFYETGQLFPEFAANIGGGQNIYHFAYYGLYNPIILISYLLPFVKMSDYLMAAQILCLMAAVLLFYHWLRRRGFETGVNLGCSLMFLFAGPMIFHSYSQIMFVNYMPFLVLALMGVDRYFESDGRLLTVGTFLMIMTSFYFSIGGILVLVLYGVYRYLQKKEEAGLRVTLRGFLTDGICFLFPMLTAVLLSGILLVPTAMALIGQGRGGAKGVSLGELFLPELSWNRFFYSPYGIGLTTLVLVVLLTGLTYRNKADRALYLCTLGILLIPVFAWALNGGLYIRGKVMIPFLPLLCYMIADYLKRQKRKEISLASGAVPYLLVAFLIFVGRQSGKIAAGRKLLVADCMIMLFCYGIFWKRRKAKILLVPAVLFLTVFNLVCHTQAGRILETEFYEKITDEQIGAIIAQVEEEEEGFYRTEQLGTDRENEANLNRVWDMGQYISSVYSSTYHAGYADFRKNVFGLEEPFRNILMQSASKNPIFQRFMGVKYVVSENPVPGYEVYFDGGKQKVYVSSEALPVAYATDRVMSGEEYEKLEFPYNQLALLEYAVVDEENQGNVACDEKEITGKNGGKKAGKNEEKCFLDTCQVERISVGLSAKEDTKKYDKNNSVSETENGYSINIKQKIQAKLSLPGTINKGEILFLRFRVKNRNTSKDVAIWVNGVRNKLSAGSHIYYNENETFTYAILPEVEENALEVVLGEGDYEIADVECLIGKMSGTRQELCQSEFVPDQMRTKGNQIAGEIEVLDDGYFITSIPYDEGFEVRVDGKAVSYMKVNTAFLGFSIEKGEHKIELIYHAPGATAGKIVSVVGILLFLFVCISSKKG